The nucleotide window GTCTCGAGCGGTTGGCCGGGCTGGTTCACTCGGACCGGTTTCGATGAAACAGCACTCGCGCCCCGCGCCCCGCATCTATGTTGCCTTGTCGGTCTTGCTCCTGTTGGCGCTGCTTATCGGTGTGATGCAGGGCGCGGTTGCCTTATCGCCGGTCACCATTCTCCGCATCCTGCTTCGATCGATCGGCATTTCGCTTGGCCCGGTCACTTGGGAGGGCGCGGACGAGACAATCCTGTTGGAGCTTCGGCTGCCAAGGGTCCTGGGTGGGGCATTGGTGGGTGCGGCGTTGGCGACCGCCGGTGTACTGTTCCAGGGATTACTCCGCAACCCGCTCGCCGATCCGTATATCATCGGCACATCGGCCGGCGCAGGCTTCGCCGCGACAGTGGCCATGCTTATCCTGCCTCCGGCCTCCATCCTCGGCTTCGGATCGGTTGCGCTTTCAGCCTTTGCGGGCGGCCTGCTGGCGGTGCTGCTGGTCTACCGGCTTGCGCGGGTAGATGGACGCGTTTCGCCGGTCACCCTGCTGCTCGCCGGAGTCGTTGTCAACACCGTCCTTGGCTATCTGGGTTCGTTGAGCATCGTGCTCTTCGAGGGAAGCGAGTTTCGACTCCGTCACGTCTTTACCTGGCTCATGGGTGGGATCGCCGTTCACGATCTGCGACAACTGTTGGCGGTGGGGCCGATCATTGTCGCAGCGATTATTGTAGCGTACGGATTTGCGGCGTCGCTCAATGCTCTGACGATAGGAGAGGAAGGGGCGCAGGCCCTGGGGGTCGATCTGGACCGAGAGGTCGGCCGAATCATCGCCCTTGGCGCGTTGCTGACAGGTGCTGCGGTCAGCGTCGGCGGCCTGATCGGATTCCTTGGGCTGGCTGTTCCGCACATTCTGCGCCTGCTGGTCGGATCCGATCACCGACGGCTCTTACCGACTTCGGCCTTGGCCGGTGCGACCCTTTTGGTATTGGCGGATACGGCGGCGCGCTCCATTGCGGCCCCGGCCGAACTCCCTGTGGGAATCTTTACGGCTCTGCTCGGCGGTCCCCTTTTTCTTGTCCTGCTCCGGCGGGACGGAAGGGAGTCAGGGTGGCGATGAGACCGGAGATCCGGCTCGACGGCGTTCGTTTCACCTACTCGAGCGGATCCGGGCTCACCCGGATCGATCTGAGTGCGGAACGTGGCGAACGGATCGCGATTCTGGGTCCGAACGGCGCCGGTAAAACGACGCTCCTGAAGGTGATGCTGGGTCTGTTGCACCCACAGGAGGGCACGGTCTCTTTTGAGGGTCAGGACCTGAGCCGGATGAGCCGGGCAGAGCTGGCGCGGGCGATGGCCATGGTTCCCCAGGAGCTGCTGCTGCCTTACGCCCTTACGGTCAGGGAGGTCGTCCTGCTTGGGCGTACACCGTATCTGCATCGCTACCGCGGTCCCGCGCGCGAAGACCTGGATGCGGTCCGGTCGGCCATAGCCGCCGTCGACCTCGTCTCTACTGCCGAACGGCCGTACAACGAGCTATCCGGTGGAGAACGGCAACGGGCGATCCTGGCAATGGCCATGGCTCAGCAACCGCGTCTGCTGCTGCTTGATGAACCGACCCGTTCCCTTGACCTGCATCACCAGATCCGAATCCTCTCGTTGATCCGGGATTTGAGTCTCCGTGGAGGGCCGACGGTCATCGCGTCCATGCATGACCTGAATCTGGCATCGCTCTACTTCAGTCGGCTGGTTCTTCTGTCATCCGGTCATATTGTGGCGGATGGCCCCCCGGAAAAGGTCATCCGTCCGGATACGATTCGAGAGGTTTTTGATGTACCGGTGCTGGTACGGCGGCATCCCGAAGTCGATAGACCCTGGGTGACCCTTCAGTCGGACCTCCGCGATACGAGTGCTGCTCGTGGAGACGCCTCGACAGAGGCGATCAACCCTTGACAAATACGACGGCTGCAGACTATTGTAACGGCCAGTGTTGAGAGTCAGGATTCACGATAGCGGGTTGCGAATGTTCACGGCGACGCATCCGCAGATCCGCAACTTTCTTGTCTTTTCGCTGCTGGCGCATCTGCTGTTGCTTGGCCTGTTCAGCATATTGCGGCAGTCCGTCCAGCTTCCCGCCGATCGACCGCTTCAGGTCCGGATTGTCGACCAGTCGGTTCGAACGTCGCCGTCGCCCTCGACTGATCGCAGAACGCTCGGGAAGGTCACCGCGCGCGCACACCGGCGTGCGAAAAAGGCCGGCCTACCAAGAACGCCCAGAAGTTCACGTATCCCGCATCTTGCATCGGCGTCCCCTCGTCGAGCGGTCGCGACCCCACCTGCCGCATCGACTGCGGCAGCGGGACCGGGTACCGCGTCTGCCCATCGCGCTGCCCTCACGCCGTGGACGCCGCCCCCGTTGCGGACGCTGCAAGGGTCGGCCGTCCCTACCGGGCCGAAGACCGTCCAGGTAGAGCCGCTTGAGGGTGAGGGTACCGGAGGATCCGGCCGCTCGTCGAATCTCAGGGGCCAACTGGCCACACTCTGGAAAAGCCTCGATGTCGGTCAATATCCTGGTCAGGGGGCCGATACGGGCGAGGAGGGCGATACCGGCTCAAACGGGGGACCGACGGTCTCGTTGGACAGCCAGGATTCTCGGTTTGCCTCCTATCTGCTTGGGGTGAAACGGCGAATTGAAAGTGTGTGGAGCTATCCTCGGGAGGCGCGAGGCCTCACCGGGAACCTGATCGTGACCTTCGGGATTACCCGCGATGGACGCTTGGGTGATCTGCGGCTTACCCAGACGTCCGGTATCGCCCCGCTGGACAATGAGGCGATTCGAGCGATTCGAGAGGCCAACCCCTTTATGCCCTTTCCTGAGCAGATGCGCTTCGAGCGACTCAATATCCGAGCAGCATTCTACTACCATGTCAGTCGGACCACCCTCAGAAATCAATAGTACGTACGCCTATCGCAGCATGACCGATCTACCCGCGGTGGCGTAGTATCCGACCCTCTGGAGCGGGCAATGGAAGGTTTTGACGGCTCACCGGCTCCATGGTATAAAAAAGACATGGCAAGCTGGCTCGATCCGGAAGAGGAAGTGCTCTTTTTCCTTGAGCGGGAGATGGCAGGTGTGTTTGCCATCAGCGAGGGACGCCTGTTTGACGGAACCGTCCGTTTCCAGGGAAAACTACTGATCGACCCCGGCCAGGCGGTGGCCGAGTTGACGCAGCGACTGGCGCCCCACGGCTATTATCCCCTGCTCCGAAGCGAGGAGGACCTGACAATCCTCCGAACGAGGCCCGTGACGCGTCTGTTTCGAACGGGTCCGTGGGTCAACGTCGTCCTGCTGTTGACGACCCTTGTCACGACGGTGTTTGTAGGGGCGGTCAATCGCGGCGTCGATCCCTTTACGGATCCGTGGTCGCTGATGCGGGGACTGCCTTTTGCGATCAGCCTGCTGTTGATCCTTGGCGTACATGAACTGGGACACTACTTCACCGCTCGACGCTACGGGATTACCGTCACACTTCCCTATTTTATCCCCGCTCCGGTCGGACTCGGGACCTTCGGGGCCTTCATCAAGATGAAGTCGCCGGTGACCGATCGTCGGGCCCTTTTTGACGTCGGGATTGCGGGACCGCTGGCAGGGCTGTGTGTGGCGCTGCCGGCCATCGTTGTGGGACTGCACTGGTCTGAGCTGATTACGACCGATTCGACGGGACATGTCGGCATTGCGCTGGGGTCGCCGCTTCTGTTTTCGCTTCTCCAGTGGTTGACGCTGGGGCCGATACCGGAAGGAGGCGACGTCCTGTTGCACCCGGTGGCGTTTGCCGGCTGGATCGGCCTGTTCGTGACGGCGCTGAATCTGCTTCCTATCGGTCAATTGGATGGCGGCCATATCGCATATGCATTGGTCGGCAGGCATCATCGGAAGGTGGCGATCGTCGCCCTGCTTGCGCTCTGTATCATGGGGATTGTGTATTGGCCTGGGTGGCTGTTCTGGGCGTCGCTCTCTCTGATCCTTGGGCTGAGGCATCCGCCGCCGCTTGATGATGTGACCAGGCTGGACGACCGCCGGAGGCTGGTGGGCCTTGCGGCGCTCCTGCTGTTGGTGAGCGTGATCACCCCATCCCCCTTCAATTTCTCAGAGTCGTAGACCCCTCATGTTGAAGCATCTGCTGTATCGTCTGTACGAAGGGCGGCTGTTGCAGGAGGTTCGAGACGGGGAGTTGCCCCGGCACATCGGTCTGATCCTCGACGGCAACCGGCGATACGCGCGCGAGAGAGGCTATTCGACGCTTCTTGAGGGCCACCGAAGAGGGGCGGAGAAGTTGGAGGAGGTGCTGAACTGGTGCGAAGAACTTGCGATCAGTATGGTCACGGTGTGGATCTTTTCCACCGAGAATGTGTCCAGGAGTCAGGAGGAGGTGGACGACCTCCTCGCACTGATCGAGAAAAAGATGCGCGACATTGCTCGGGACCCCAAGGTGCACCGGAAGCGGATGCGGATCAGGGCTATCGGTAAGATGGATCTTCTGCCTCAGTCCACGGTGCAGGCGATCCAGGAGGCCGAGGATGCGACGCGGGACTATGACGCCTTCTACCTG belongs to Candidatus Methylomirabilota bacterium and includes:
- a CDS encoding site-2 protease family protein produces the protein MASWLDPEEEVLFFLEREMAGVFAISEGRLFDGTVRFQGKLLIDPGQAVAELTQRLAPHGYYPLLRSEEDLTILRTRPVTRLFRTGPWVNVVLLLTTLVTTVFVGAVNRGVDPFTDPWSLMRGLPFAISLLLILGVHELGHYFTARRYGITVTLPYFIPAPVGLGTFGAFIKMKSPVTDRRALFDVGIAGPLAGLCVALPAIVVGLHWSELITTDSTGHVGIALGSPLLFSLLQWLTLGPIPEGGDVLLHPVAFAGWIGLFVTALNLLPIGQLDGGHIAYALVGRHHRKVAIVALLALCIMGIVYWPGWLFWASLSLILGLRHPPPLDDVTRLDDRRRLVGLAALLLLVSVITPSPFNFSES
- a CDS encoding iron dicitrate ABC transporter ATP-binding protein, with the translated sequence MRPEIRLDGVRFTYSSGSGLTRIDLSAERGERIAILGPNGAGKTTLLKVMLGLLHPQEGTVSFEGQDLSRMSRAELARAMAMVPQELLLPYALTVREVVLLGRTPYLHRYRGPAREDLDAVRSAIAAVDLVSTAERPYNELSGGERQRAILAMAMAQQPRLLLLDEPTRSLDLHHQIRILSLIRDLSLRGGPTVIASMHDLNLASLYFSRLVLLSSGHIVADGPPEKVIRPDTIREVFDVPVLVRRHPEVDRPWVTLQSDLRDTSAARGDASTEAINP
- the uppS gene encoding di-trans,poly-cis-decaprenylcistransferase codes for the protein MLKHLLYRLYEGRLLQEVRDGELPRHIGLILDGNRRYARERGYSTLLEGHRRGAEKLEEVLNWCEELAISMVTVWIFSTENVSRSQEEVDDLLALIEKKMRDIARDPKVHRKRMRIRAIGKMDLLPQSTVQAIQEAEDATRDYDAFYLNVAVGYGGRQEIADAVATMLRDKSARRIPIETIIDEISIDEIGKYLYTYDLPDPDLIIRTSGEVRLSGFLLWQSAYSEYYFCDAYWPVFRKIDFLRAIRSFQQRERRFGV
- a CDS encoding iron-dicitrate ABC transporter permease, whose protein sequence is MKQHSRPAPRIYVALSVLLLLALLIGVMQGAVALSPVTILRILLRSIGISLGPVTWEGADETILLELRLPRVLGGALVGAALATAGVLFQGLLRNPLADPYIIGTSAGAGFAATVAMLILPPASILGFGSVALSAFAGGLLAVLLVYRLARVDGRVSPVTLLLAGVVVNTVLGYLGSLSIVLFEGSEFRLRHVFTWLMGGIAVHDLRQLLAVGPIIVAAIIVAYGFAASLNALTIGEEGAQALGVDLDREVGRIIALGALLTGAAVSVGGLIGFLGLAVPHILRLLVGSDHRRLLPTSALAGATLLVLADTAARSIAAPAELPVGIFTALLGGPLFLVLLRRDGRESGWR